In Thiospirochaeta perfilievii, a single window of DNA contains:
- a CDS encoding PilZN3 domain-containing protein, protein MGLLTKQDIDNFYKNYQNEEVIFTKSIASLLGLQPKHIYFKFKDIQRPCIIYSSSMTKAKIIASVPKSIIEIIKTETNINLRFALKNEEKKNDSLFFFIKCRTIDITPYKPEQNLYIIHFEYISKPPEALITILGRLLEAKRIASERSEERIIVDKNNFSKLGLNSTAIKLIIDNIPRQAIIRDLSFHGMKFLLAGNAKFLNNKVIKVEFSNKDYGLITLLGKSIRADSMANRKDIVLLAVQFDDKYIPVQYNIILNEYLKSNKFMNKLKTDIEVKE, encoded by the coding sequence ATGGGATTACTAACAAAACAAGACATTGATAATTTTTATAAAAATTATCAAAATGAAGAAGTTATTTTCACAAAGAGTATCGCATCATTATTAGGGTTACAACCTAAGCATATCTATTTTAAATTTAAAGATATTCAAAGGCCGTGTATAATCTATTCATCCTCAATGACTAAAGCTAAAATCATTGCTAGTGTTCCAAAATCCATAATTGAAATTATAAAAACAGAAACTAATATAAATCTTAGATTTGCCTTAAAAAATGAAGAGAAGAAGAATGATTCACTATTTTTCTTTATTAAGTGCAGAACAATAGATATTACTCCATATAAACCGGAACAAAACCTATACATTATTCATTTTGAATATATTAGTAAGCCACCCGAAGCTTTAATAACAATTTTGGGTAGATTACTAGAGGCTAAAAGAATTGCTTCTGAAAGGTCTGAAGAGAGAATAATTGTTGATAAAAATAATTTTTCAAAACTTGGACTAAATTCTACAGCTATTAAATTGATAATTGATAATATCCCTAGACAAGCGATTATTCGAGATCTCTCATTCCATGGTATGAAATTTCTTTTAGCTGGGAATGCAAAATTTTTAAACAACAAAGTTATTAAAGTTGAATTTTCAAATAAGGATTACGGTCTAATTACACTTTTAGGTAAAAGTATCCGTGCAGACTCTATGGCAAATAGAAAAGATATTGTATTATTAGCTGTACAATTCGACGATAAATATATCCCTGTCCAATATAACATAATACTTAATGAATACTTAAAATCTAATAAGTTTATGAACAAATTAAAGACAGATATTGAAGTTAAAGAGTAA
- the tsaE gene encoding tRNA (adenosine(37)-N6)-threonylcarbamoyltransferase complex ATPase subunit type 1 TsaE, with translation MKIICKTHDETFNIGLKLGAKVKPGQIITLNGDLGAGKTVLAKGIGQSLEVKEDITSPTYNIICEYSGKIPYYHMDLYRISDYDEFEMLGVDHLLFGEGVTVIEWSERIQEYLPDDIIKIVINVDSDNNRILNIQGVEI, from the coding sequence ATGAAAATTATTTGTAAAACTCATGATGAAACCTTTAATATAGGTCTAAAATTAGGAGCAAAAGTAAAACCAGGTCAAATTATTACTCTTAATGGAGACTTAGGAGCTGGAAAAACTGTTCTAGCTAAGGGAATTGGACAATCCTTAGAAGTAAAAGAGGATATAACAAGTCCTACATATAATATTATATGTGAATACAGTGGTAAGATTCCTTACTATCATATGGATCTATATAGAATCTCAGATTATGATGAGTTTGAAATGTTAGGTGTTGATCATCTCCTTTTTGGTGAAGGAGTGACTGTTATTGAGTGGAGTGAAAGAATCCAAGAGTATCTACCAGATGATATTATTAAAATAGTAATAAATGTAGATAGTGATAATAATAGAATTCTAAATATTCAAGGTGTAGAGATATGA
- a CDS encoding tetratricopeptide repeat protein has product MENINNPLKDIYYISIPDNFKNEFDDFTIDKNILLPIETNGLENWEPKDLTWESIVSAMLKILAYNRNHKDIDYYRNFVKAVRPNIIQELTDSAIFKSSENSFSLAREIFLALDGLTPGKDRNLLNLAVLNENEADWFGKKGDFQKQEELLNLAKEIYLQLLDRESVLTDTYFNGGFFFIKIRDFEKAELCLSAFIEYSDDEDKIEKAKEVLLNYKSIISNEDIFSNAYTAILNEEEPLAIEALISFLKDNENIWNGWFLLGWAYRRLSNFTEAINALETALKLNEKDVDIYNELAICYLEVGLFDKSQKALEKALQITPEDVKIISNMGILQMKQGNMDEAKKYFETVLVYDEEDSIAKLYLEKLE; this is encoded by the coding sequence ATGGAAAATATAAATAACCCACTAAAAGATATATATTATATATCAATACCTGATAATTTTAAAAATGAGTTTGATGATTTCACTATAGATAAAAATATCCTTCTTCCAATTGAAACAAATGGTTTAGAAAACTGGGAACCTAAGGATCTAACATGGGAGTCTATAGTATCAGCTATGTTAAAAATATTGGCATATAATAGAAACCATAAAGATATAGATTATTACAGAAATTTTGTTAAAGCTGTTAGACCTAATATAATTCAGGAGTTAACTGATTCAGCAATTTTTAAATCAAGTGAAAATAGTTTCTCTTTAGCAAGAGAGATTTTTTTGGCTCTAGATGGACTTACCCCAGGAAAGGATAGAAATTTACTTAATTTAGCTGTTCTTAATGAGAATGAAGCTGATTGGTTTGGTAAAAAAGGTGATTTCCAAAAACAAGAAGAGCTATTAAATTTAGCAAAAGAGATATATTTACAGCTTCTTGATAGGGAGAGTGTTCTTACAGATACATATTTTAATGGAGGGTTTTTCTTTATTAAAATTAGAGATTTTGAAAAAGCCGAATTATGCTTAAGTGCATTTATAGAGTATAGTGATGATGAAGACAAAATAGAAAAAGCTAAGGAAGTATTATTAAACTACAAAAGTATTATAAGTAATGAAGATATATTTAGTAACGCTTATACTGCAATTTTAAATGAAGAGGAGCCATTAGCAATAGAAGCTCTAATCAGCTTTCTAAAAGATAATGAGAACATTTGGAATGGGTGGTTTTTACTAGGTTGGGCATATAGAAGATTGTCTAATTTTACCGAAGCAATTAATGCTTTAGAAACAGCACTAAAATTAAATGAAAAAGATGTAGATATATACAATGAACTTGCTATCTGTTATTTAGAAGTTGGCCTTTTTGATAAAAGTCAAAAGGCTCTTGAAAAAGCTCTTCAAATAACGCCAGAAGATGTAAAAATCATTTCTAATATGGGAATATTACAGATGAAGCAAGGAAATATGGATGAAGCTAAGAAATATTTTGAAACTGTTCTTGTTTATGATGAAGAAGACTCTATTGCAAAACTTTATTTAGAAAAATTGGAATAA
- a CDS encoding IS110 family transposase yields the protein MKLSIGSDLHKTQFTTLSLSEDRKIEESGMYPTNKTGYGEFLKQVKEWIEQGYEISIAVESTGNARFFRNKMISAGIEVKVVNTLKFKVINESVKKTDKHDARTLAEFLEKDMLPESILCSQESEDIRRILKSRSILVKTVVSLKNQVHGLLLGYGIESKRGQLQSKKERQRILVGLEDHRFNGNAANAVRPLLNTIDQVSSEVKILEKVLAKMVEEDEDVALLQTIPGVGIITASTIRAFTDDIERYSSAKKYAAHAGLVPWVQNSNMTIHHGHITKRGPVELRTAFVQTVMGMIRSKKHTMGYRLMSRYTDMKKHKGSGKSIIATARKMSTIVYTILKTREPFDPQKMAHNSKYREMQATALGAALAV from the coding sequence ATGAAACTTAGTATAGGTTCAGACCTACACAAAACACAATTTACAACACTTTCACTTAGTGAAGATCGTAAAATTGAAGAATCAGGAATGTATCCAACAAATAAAACGGGGTATGGAGAATTCTTAAAACAGGTTAAAGAATGGATAGAGCAAGGATACGAAATATCTATTGCTGTTGAATCAACTGGAAATGCAAGATTTTTTAGAAACAAAATGATTAGTGCAGGAATTGAAGTAAAAGTTGTGAATACACTGAAGTTCAAAGTTATAAATGAGTCTGTGAAGAAAACAGATAAGCATGATGCAAGAACATTAGCAGAGTTTTTGGAAAAAGATATGCTTCCAGAGTCGATTTTATGTTCTCAGGAAAGTGAAGATATCAGAAGAATATTAAAGTCACGATCTATTTTAGTAAAAACTGTTGTTTCTTTAAAAAATCAAGTTCATGGTCTATTACTTGGATATGGTATTGAATCCAAAAGAGGACAGTTGCAAAGTAAAAAAGAGAGGCAGCGAATCCTTGTGGGTCTCGAAGACCATAGGTTTAACGGAAACGCCGCCAATGCGGTAAGACCGCTACTTAATACGATAGATCAGGTATCATCAGAAGTCAAGATTTTAGAAAAAGTCTTAGCTAAAATGGTTGAAGAAGATGAAGATGTTGCACTTCTTCAAACAATACCTGGTGTTGGAATAATAACAGCATCAACAATAAGAGCATTTACTGATGATATTGAAAGATACAGTAGTGCAAAAAAATATGCAGCACATGCAGGACTTGTTCCATGGGTTCAAAACTCAAATATGACAATACATCATGGTCATATAACGAAAAGAGGACCAGTAGAGCTTAGAACTGCATTTGTACAAACTGTAATGGGAATGATTAGAAGTAAAAAACATACTATGGGATACAGATTAATGAGTAGGTATACAGATATGAAAAAACATAAAGGTTCTGGGAAAAGTATTATAGCTACAGCCAGAAAAATGAGTACCATAGTTTATACAATACTAAAAACTAGAGAACCATTTGATCCTCAGAAAATGGCTCACAATAGTAAATATAGAGAAATGCAGGCGACAGCATTAGGTGCCGCACTTGCTGTGTAG
- a CDS encoding flagellar protein FlaG → MTVITENVIRQDLRESNVRNEKTANVQAKTKISNEDVLTLPEVKIQLTDILKETKLKYSVDEQDNGFIIKVMDKKTDKIIKEIPSHDIQVLRKHFRTHMGVLFNELI, encoded by the coding sequence ATGACTGTTATTACAGAAAATGTTATAAGACAAGATCTTAGGGAGAGTAATGTAAGAAATGAAAAAACAGCAAATGTTCAAGCTAAAACTAAAATAAGTAATGAAGATGTACTTACACTTCCTGAAGTTAAAATTCAACTAACTGATATTTTAAAAGAGACAAAGTTAAAATATAGTGTAGATGAACAAGATAATGGTTTTATCATTAAAGTGATGGACAAAAAAACCGATAAAATTATTAAAGAGATTCCTTCCCATGATATACAAGTTCTTAGAAAACATTTTAGAACTCATATGGGTGTACTCTTTAATGAACTCATATAA
- the tsaB gene encoding tRNA (adenosine(37)-N6)-threonylcarbamoyltransferase complex dimerization subunit type 1 TsaB produces the protein MKNILAIDTATKLLIISLKSNGNYYYEIIDEGFTHSENIIPTIEKLLSKGNITIKDLDLLVCTRGPGSFTGLRISMSTLKGISLGLNIPLVSIPTLDVYAENINFDGIVIPIIDARKKSFYLSLYTNGNKITEDLDLPFNEVIKLLKDKHKILLTGPDSPLLHNKLEGEINTKLDVNRIDQYGINLINLGIREYNNNGPDKIDQGPLYIRKSEAEILHESSK, from the coding sequence ATGAAAAACATACTTGCTATTGATACAGCAACAAAATTATTAATAATTAGTTTAAAAAGTAATGGGAACTACTATTATGAAATTATAGATGAGGGATTTACACATTCAGAAAATATAATACCAACGATTGAGAAACTTCTATCTAAGGGAAATATTACTATAAAAGATCTTGATCTATTAGTTTGCACTAGAGGTCCTGGATCCTTTACTGGACTAAGAATTAGTATGTCTACCCTTAAAGGTATTAGTTTAGGTCTTAATATACCATTAGTTTCTATACCCACACTAGATGTTTATGCAGAGAATATCAACTTTGATGGTATAGTTATACCTATTATTGATGCTAGAAAAAAAAGTTTCTACCTATCTTTATATACAAATGGAAATAAGATAACTGAAGATCTTGATTTACCCTTTAATGAAGTTATAAAACTATTAAAGGATAAACATAAAATTCTACTTACAGGACCAGATTCGCCTCTACTACACAATAAACTAGAAGGTGAGATTAACACAAAACTTGATGTTAATAGAATTGATCAATATGGAATTAACTTAATTAATCTTGGTATTAGGGAATACAATAATAATGGTCCTGATAAAATAGATCAAGGACCACTATATATAAGAAAAAGCGAAGCTGAAATTCTACACGAAAGTAGCAAATAG
- a CDS encoding peptide chain release factor 3, with protein sequence MSELEKEISKRLTFAIISHPDAGKTTITEKLLLFGGAIHAAGAVKSNKSNRGTVSDFMKMEQERGISISTSVMGFNYRNRKVNLLDTPGHADFSEDTYRTLTAVDSALMVIDSVKGVEERTRKLCEICAMRDTPIITFLNKLDREGKEPIELLDEVEKELKITACPMSWPVGQGRNFKGVYSLYENRLVLFDSNSLQDSNSIEVTDINDPKLDELVGSEASKLRDDVELIKEIYPTFDMEDYLSGKITPLFFGSAVNNFGVRELLDCFVDIAPSPTVREADNRIVEAKEENFSGVIFKIHANLDPRHRDRIAFLRICSGTFEKNRQYNLVRTGKNYKSSNPTAFMAQDRNIIDKAYPGIL encoded by the coding sequence ATGTCTGAATTAGAAAAAGAAATTAGCAAAAGGTTAACTTTTGCAATTATAAGTCACCCGGATGCAGGTAAAACAACTATTACCGAAAAGTTATTACTTTTTGGTGGAGCTATTCATGCTGCAGGAGCAGTAAAGTCAAATAAGAGTAATCGAGGTACAGTCTCTGATTTTATGAAAATGGAACAAGAGCGTGGAATCTCTATCTCTACATCTGTAATGGGTTTTAATTATAGAAACAGAAAGGTTAATCTATTAGATACTCCAGGACACGCCGATTTCTCAGAAGATACATATAGAACTCTAACTGCTGTAGATAGTGCTCTTATGGTAATTGACTCAGTAAAAGGAGTTGAGGAGAGAACAAGAAAGCTTTGTGAAATTTGTGCTATGCGTGACACCCCTATTATTACTTTTTTAAATAAACTTGACCGTGAGGGTAAAGAACCAATAGAGTTACTTGATGAAGTTGAAAAAGAGTTGAAAATTACGGCATGTCCTATGAGTTGGCCAGTTGGTCAGGGACGTAATTTTAAGGGCGTATACAGTTTATATGAAAATAGATTAGTTTTATTTGACTCTAATAGTTTACAAGATTCCAATAGTATTGAAGTTACTGATATTAATGATCCTAAATTAGATGAATTAGTTGGTTCTGAAGCTTCTAAATTAAGGGACGATGTAGAACTTATTAAAGAGATCTATCCTACATTTGATATGGAAGATTATCTTAGTGGAAAAATAACACCCCTCTTTTTTGGAAGTGCAGTTAATAACTTTGGTGTTAGAGAACTGTTAGATTGTTTTGTAGATATTGCACCATCTCCAACAGTTAGAGAAGCAGATAATCGAATTGTTGAAGCAAAAGAAGAAAACTTTTCTGGTGTTATTTTTAAAATTCATGCCAATTTAGATCCAAGGCATAGGGATAGAATTGCATTCTTAAGGATTTGTAGTGGAACATTCGAAAAAAATAGACAATATAACCTTGTACGAACAGGTAAAAACTATAAAAGCTCTAATCCTACAGCTTTTATGGCTCAAGATAGAAATATTATTGATAAGGCTTACCCGGGGATATTATAG
- a CDS encoding flagellin, with translation MIINHNMAAVNTNRQLGLAQNASNNSMEKLSSGMRINKAADDASGLAVSEKMRSQIKGLNQAEKNIQNGVSFIQATEGFLTETTDILQRVRELSVQSSNGIYSDEDRAMIQVEVSQLVDEVNRIASQAQFNGMNMLTGRFSEESGGALSIQVGANMDQSETIAVRTMTATALGLTNEQGDGASISLASTDEANRAIGVLDDAMKTVNAQRADLGAYQNRFETAAKGIAIASENMQAAESRIRDTDMATEVVSLTKDKILQQASTAMLGQANVQTQSVLSLLN, from the coding sequence ATGATAATAAATCACAACATGGCAGCTGTTAATACAAATCGACAGCTAGGACTGGCTCAGAATGCTTCTAACAATTCAATGGAAAAGCTTTCTTCTGGGATGAGAATTAATAAAGCAGCTGATGACGCTTCAGGTTTAGCAGTATCTGAAAAAATGAGAAGTCAAATCAAAGGCTTAAATCAAGCTGAAAAAAATATTCAAAACGGTGTTTCCTTCATTCAGGCAACTGAAGGATTCCTAACAGAAACTACTGATATTCTACAAAGAGTGCGAGAGCTGTCTGTTCAATCATCAAATGGTATTTATAGCGATGAAGATAGAGCTATGATTCAAGTAGAGGTTTCTCAACTTGTTGATGAGGTGAATAGAATTGCTTCCCAAGCACAATTTAACGGAATGAATATGTTAACTGGGAGATTTTCAGAAGAAAGTGGTGGTGCTCTTTCAATCCAAGTTGGGGCTAACATGGATCAAAGCGAAACAATCGCTGTAAGAACTATGACTGCAACAGCACTAGGATTAACTAATGAGCAAGGTGATGGTGCATCAATTTCATTGGCTAGTACTGATGAAGCAAACAGAGCCATCGGTGTCTTAGATGATGCTATGAAAACAGTGAATGCTCAACGAGCAGATCTTGGAGCTTATCAAAATAGATTTGAAACTGCAGCTAAAGGGATAGCAATTGCATCTGAAAATATGCAAGCAGCAGAATCTAGAATTAGAGATACCGATATGGCAACAGAAGTTGTAAGTTTAACGAAAGATAAAATCTTACAACAAGCAAGTACTGCAATGCTTGGACAGGCAAATGTTCAGACACAATCAGTACTTTCTTTATTAAACTAA
- a CDS encoding flagellin, whose product MVINHNMSAMNSLRVGATKTSGIQNSMSKLSSGLRINKAADDASGLAVSEKMRSQIRGLNQASRNASDGISFIQATEGHLESTTNILQRLRELSVQSSNGIYTAEDRMQIQVEVSQLVDEIDRIASQAQFNGMNMLTGRFAEETGENTVTGSMWIHVGANMDQRERMHIGTMTSSSLGVRQLGTDDIMSLESADEANKSIGVLDEALKKVNKQRADLGAYQNRLETAVKGIDISAENLQAAESRIRDVDMAKEVVNLTKDQILSQASNAMLAQAKSAPQQVLQLLQ is encoded by the coding sequence ATGGTTATTAATCACAACATGAGCGCAATGAACTCACTAAGAGTGGGAGCAACAAAAACTTCTGGAATTCAGAACAGTATGTCTAAATTATCATCTGGTTTAAGAATAAACAAAGCAGCTGATGACGCATCTGGATTAGCAGTTTCAGAAAAAATGAGAAGTCAAATAAGAGGTTTAAATCAAGCATCTAGAAATGCATCTGATGGTATATCTTTTATTCAGGCTACAGAGGGTCACTTAGAGTCAACTACTAATATCTTACAAAGATTAAGAGAGTTATCTGTACAATCTTCAAATGGTATTTATACTGCTGAAGATAGAATGCAGATTCAAGTAGAGGTTTCTCAACTTGTAGACGAAATTGACAGAATCGCATCTCAAGCTCAATTCAATGGTATGAATATGCTAACAGGTAGATTTGCAGAAGAGACAGGTGAAAATACTGTTACAGGTTCTATGTGGATTCACGTAGGAGCTAACATGGATCAAAGAGAGAGAATGCACATTGGTACAATGACTTCTTCTTCATTAGGTGTAAGACAATTAGGAACTGATGATATTATGTCCCTTGAATCAGCAGATGAGGCTAATAAAAGTATTGGTGTTCTAGACGAAGCTCTTAAAAAAGTAAACAAACAAAGAGCAGACCTTGGAGCATACCAAAACAGATTAGAAACAGCTGTTAAAGGTATTGATATTAGTGCTGAAAACTTACAAGCTGCTGAGTCTAGAATTAGAGACGTTGACATGGCAAAAGAAGTTGTTAATCTTACTAAAGATCAAATTCTTAGCCAAGCAAGCAATGCTATGCTTGCTCAAGCGAAATCTGCTCCACAACAAGTGTTGCAGCTTCTCCAATAA
- the fliD gene encoding flagellar filament capping protein FliD: protein MSDIAIPGFSSDSNSAKMIENLMKAKRIPLEKMEIKQEEYTDLKGIWQDLNVTLSKLSDSANKLYGFENPFNEKSVISSNESILTAETERTAIDENLSFIIESIATTDKFVSYQIDSEAKVQKGSYSFLIGEELTTLKYRGGDFEDFVNKLNKRNPDKLHASLIKNSKTSQVLLIESLETGNENSLQLKDDAIKLGLDIGLIEKNSIENNKIKVNDLISSSGDISKTTYTLNLSPRSKVSFRVDSGINENDIFEIEVELKDISEDGNDPTLLKDLNIPNVTLENITINNEIGEPLKRFSPNDNSSTPILDMNIVTISDEKYTTKLNPIVDINNKKQTLTFTGKEIKKLKSINIINNNSNKTLLVNSVTQKKGAGRGEYVPINPITIAKNAKLYMNGMEIERESNDIDDLVDGTTLHLKSADPNEKVTLNIDYNTDYARDQILDFVYNYNESMKKIILLTNDDKAVISEIEFANDDAKKKAEEIQGTLRGDRTLNSIKQSLLRTITNAYATNDDNEYNLLKSIGISTNASGSTGVNVSKLRGYIEANVEELEAALKNNITSVKNLFGYDSNNDFIIDTGVAKLVDDNIKPYTRAGGIISNRISTIDSQIKRNDKDITDYKDDLITYEDSIRRKYGQMDATINNLNSSMTAIENLTNSGDN from the coding sequence TTGTCTGATATTGCGATTCCTGGTTTTAGTAGTGATAGTAATTCAGCTAAAATGATAGAAAATTTAATGAAAGCCAAACGTATTCCTCTTGAAAAAATGGAAATAAAACAAGAGGAATATACTGATTTAAAGGGTATTTGGCAGGATTTAAATGTAACACTTTCTAAACTATCTGATTCAGCAAATAAACTATATGGATTTGAAAATCCTTTTAACGAAAAAAGTGTAATAAGTTCTAATGAAAGTATATTAACTGCTGAGACAGAAAGAACAGCTATAGATGAGAATCTAAGTTTTATAATTGAAAGCATAGCAACTACAGATAAATTTGTCTCATATCAAATAGATAGTGAGGCTAAAGTACAAAAGGGTTCCTACTCTTTTCTTATAGGTGAAGAATTAACTACCTTAAAATATCGTGGTGGAGACTTTGAAGATTTTGTTAATAAATTAAACAAAAGAAATCCTGACAAATTACATGCTTCCTTAATCAAAAATAGTAAAACATCTCAAGTATTATTAATTGAGAGTTTAGAAACTGGTAACGAAAATAGTCTACAGTTAAAAGATGACGCAATAAAGCTAGGTCTAGATATTGGACTTATAGAAAAAAATAGTATCGAAAACAACAAAATTAAAGTTAATGATCTAATATCTTCTTCTGGTGATATTTCTAAAACAACTTATACATTAAATCTCTCCCCTAGGTCTAAAGTAAGTTTTAGAGTTGATTCAGGTATTAATGAAAACGATATTTTTGAGATTGAAGTTGAATTAAAAGATATTTCAGAGGATGGGAATGACCCTACCCTATTAAAAGATTTAAATATTCCTAATGTAACACTAGAGAATATAACTATTAATAATGAAATAGGTGAGCCTTTAAAAAGATTCTCCCCTAATGATAATAGTAGTACACCTATATTAGATATGAACATAGTTACAATTTCAGATGAAAAGTATACAACAAAACTTAACCCAATTGTTGATATAAATAATAAAAAACAGACTCTAACCTTTACAGGTAAGGAGATAAAAAAACTTAAAAGCATAAATATTATAAATAACAACAGTAATAAAACCTTATTGGTTAACTCAGTAACCCAAAAAAAAGGGGCTGGCAGAGGTGAATATGTTCCAATAAACCCAATAACTATTGCTAAAAATGCTAAGTTATATATGAATGGAATGGAAATTGAGAGAGAAAGTAATGATATTGATGACCTAGTAGATGGGACTACTTTACACTTAAAAAGTGCTGATCCAAATGAAAAGGTTACATTAAATATCGATTATAATACGGATTATGCTAGGGATCAAATTTTAGACTTCGTATATAACTATAATGAATCCATGAAAAAAATTATCCTTCTAACTAACGATGATAAAGCTGTAATATCAGAGATAGAATTTGCAAATGATGATGCGAAAAAAAAAGCAGAAGAGATACAGGGAACATTAAGAGGTGATAGAACCTTAAATAGTATTAAACAGAGTCTACTTAGAACAATAACAAACGCATATGCTACAAATGATGATAATGAATATAACTTATTAAAAAGTATAGGGATTTCTACAAATGCATCAGGTTCTACTGGTGTTAATGTTTCCAAACTAAGGGGTTATATAGAGGCTAATGTGGAAGAGCTCGAGGCTGCCCTTAAAAATAATATAACATCGGTAAAAAATCTTTTTGGATACGATTCAAATAATGATTTTATTATTGATACTGGTGTTGCTAAGTTAGTAGATGATAATATAAAGCCATATACTAGAGCTGGAGGCATTATATCAAATAGAATATCTACTATTGATAGCCAAATAAAGAGAAATGATAAGGATATTACAGATTATAAAGATGATTTAATTACATATGAAGATAGTATTAGACGAAAATATGGTCAGATGGATGCAACAATTAATAATTTAAATAGTAGTATGACAGCTATAGAGAATTTAACAAATAGTGGGGATAACTAA
- a CDS encoding PilZ domain-containing protein, which produces MIYNIPLLQSKLRFSGNLLGAKKETDPKTMLITIGALVLFVILALVFNKIFSSSGNFRQYKRTFKKKAKELQLNKNQIKLLSRLLIESDIKKPLMVLTHPANLNTLLRKAIRNIKKESTSDTVKQNRIIEIYRIKHHLDKYQKSSQVKTTHELSIGTKVVIERNDKKSYTSSVIGNYENYFCIKLPIDSVGNQIKWKKGSMVKIIAFDRNDKESHFMSKTLGIKNVGSSNAIIISHTIRSSHSIARGFQRVDVAISTYVYPVNKTFDPGKKRYSYKINKSLGRVGKVIDISSGGCALTMKTPFPEGSIIQLDFDIDENKSVRLQGKILKLRIARGRKITHVKFTRANAKNLNLINNFIYSLG; this is translated from the coding sequence ATGATTTATAATATACCATTGTTACAGTCAAAACTACGTTTTTCAGGGAATTTACTAGGAGCAAAAAAAGAGACAGACCCGAAAACTATGTTAATAACAATTGGGGCTTTAGTTCTTTTTGTAATACTAGCATTAGTATTTAATAAAATTTTTAGTAGTAGTGGCAACTTTCGACAATATAAAAGAACTTTTAAGAAAAAAGCAAAAGAGCTACAACTAAATAAGAACCAGATAAAGCTTTTGTCTAGACTACTAATTGAGTCAGATATAAAAAAACCTCTTATGGTTCTAACTCATCCTGCTAACCTTAATACTCTACTTAGAAAGGCTATTAGAAATATAAAGAAAGAGAGTACTTCTGATACAGTCAAACAGAATAGAATTATAGAAATTTATAGAATAAAACATCATCTAGATAAGTACCAAAAAAGCTCTCAAGTAAAAACTACCCATGAGCTATCGATTGGAACTAAAGTTGTTATAGAGAGAAATGATAAAAAATCCTATACAAGTTCAGTTATTGGTAACTACGAAAACTATTTCTGTATTAAGCTTCCAATAGATTCTGTTGGCAATCAAATAAAGTGGAAAAAAGGTTCTATGGTTAAAATAATAGCCTTTGATAGAAATGATAAAGAGTCCCATTTCATGTCAAAAACTCTTGGAATTAAGAATGTAGGTTCATCTAATGCAATTATAATATCCCATACAATACGATCTAGCCACAGTATAGCAAGAGGATTTCAACGTGTAGATGTCGCTATTTCAACATATGTATATCCTGTAAATAAAACATTTGATCCAGGGAAAAAACGTTACTCCTATAAAATTAATAAATCATTAGGAAGAGTAGGAAAAGTTATAGATATTTCCAGTGGAGGATGTGCTCTTACCATGAAGACACCCTTTCCGGAAGGTAGTATTATTCAACTAGATTTTGATATAGATGAAAATAAGAGTGTTCGATTACAGGGTAAGATTTTAAAATTACGAATTGCACGGGGGCGTAAAATTACCCACGTTAAATTTACCCGAGCTAATGCAAAAAACTTAAATTTGATAAATAACTTTATTTATTCGTTGGGATAA